Below is a window of Paraburkholderia kururiensis DNA.
GGCCTCCCGATGTGCATTGTCCGCATGACAGTAACCCGCAGGCATTCGACCGGAAACGGACACACCCCTGCCTCCATCCGGGCGCCGCGACCTGACCCGCTCGTTACGAACGGAGCTACGCATGACCACGACCACCTCGACGACCTCCACCGATGTGAGCTCACTGCTCGCGCAAGCGGCGCAGTCCGTTATCAGCGGCGCGACCAAGTCGACGCTCGACGTGAACTCGCTCGTCTCGGCCCTCGTAACCGCGAAGACCGCGGGCCAGGCCGCGACCCTCACGAACGCGCAGACGAGCGACAACACCGAACTGTCGGCCATCGGCCAGATCCAGTCGTCGCTTGCAGCACTGCAAACCAATCTTTCCGGCCTCTCAGACGGCACCTCGCTCACGCAGTTGACGGCGAGCCTCTCGGGCACCGGCATCACCGCAACACCGAAAAACGGCGTCGCTGTCGCCGGCTCGTACTCCATCAACGTGACGCAGATCGCGACGGCCAACAAGATTTCGTCGGGCGCCTATGCGAGCAACGCGACGCTCGGCACCGGCACGGTAACGGTCGGCGTGGGCGGCACGTCGATGAGCGTGAACCTCACGTCGGCGAACAACACGCTGAGCGGCCTCGCTGCGACCATCAACAACGCATCGAACAACCCCGGCGTCACCGCCACCGTCATTACCGCCGCGGACGGCCAGCACCTCGTGCTCACGTCCAACGCCACGGGCGCCGCGAACACGGTGTCCATTTCGGCGGGCAGCGGTGTGGATTCGGGTCTCAACACGTCGAGCTTCACGCAGGTCACGGGCGCTCAGGACGCGAAGTTCACCATCGACGGCAACGCTGTCACGAGCGCGAGCAACACCAACACCACCGCGCTCACGGGCATCACGCTGAACCTCACGAGCGCAGCGGTGGGCACCACGCAGACGCTGACTGTGGCAAACGACACCAACGCCTCCGTCACCGCGATCACCAACTTCGTCAACGCCTACAACTCGTGGGTCTCGACCACGTCGTCGCTCACGTCCTACAGCGCCGCTTCGTCGACGAGCAGCGCGACGGCCGGCCCCCTGCTGGGCGACGCAATGACGAACTCGGCCGTGAACGGCCTCGCGAGCATCATCAGCGGCGGCGTGACGACGGGCGGCTCGACCTACAGCCTGGCTTCCATCGGCCTCGATCTCCAGCCCGACGGCACGATCAAGATCGACAGCACGACGCTGCAGACGGCGGTCACGTCGAACCCGAGCACGGTGTCCGCACTGTTCAACACCACGAACGGCATCGGCACGACGCTCAACACCTACGCGAACCAGTACACGCAGGCTGGCGGCATGATCAGCCAGCGCACGTCGGCGCTCAATTCGGACCTCTCGAACCTGACGCAACAGCAAAGCGATCTGACCGCGTACCAGGCGACGCTCACCAGCCAGTACAACGCGCAGTTCACCGCGCTCAACACGCTGATGACGACGATGCAGAGCAACACCACGTACCTGAACCAGCTGTTCGGCGGCAACGGCAGCGCCGGCACGCTGAACAAGACGGCGTAACGCTTCACCTGCCTCACTGACGAACCCGTCGAGGATGAAACAGATGTCACAGCAATCGCTTGATCGCGCATACGAACTGACCGAGGCCATGAGCGCCGCGGCGTCGGCCGGCGACTGGCTGCGCGCGGCCCAGCTGGCCGAGGAACGCTCGCCCTTCATCATGTCGCTCACGGCGGACCAGCCGCCCGAGGCGATGGCGAAGATTCGCGCGATCCAGCAGTTCGACGCCGCCATCACGGGGCACGCCACGGCCGGCCGCGACGTCATGACGAACCAGCTCGGCGACGCGTTGACGCGCATCGCCGCGGCGGGCTTCTATCAGCAGACGGGAAAGCTTTGAGGTACGCGACGCCAGAGCGAACGCGCTCCGGCACGGCATAACGGGAACAACCAGCACAACCGCATACGAAATGCGGGAATATCGATTCACCCTGAAAGCCGCAGCAATGCGGCTTTTTTCTTTCCGGCTTTATCTCGAGAGGCGGCGTAGGCCTCGGCTATAAGCGGACGCGCCTATGCGCCTACGCCCGTTTGCGCGCGCCACATCGCTTCGAACGCGGCCTCCAGCGTGCGCGCAAAGCGCGGTGCGTCGCAGAGCGGCGAAGCCTGCACGCGTGCCGCAAGCCCTGCCCGCCACGCCGCGAGGCGTTCGCGGTCGCGTGCCTGAGCGACGGCCTTCGCGACGTAGTCTTCGTCGTCGGCCGCGATCCAGTCTTCGAGACCCGCGCTCGTCACCACCGTCTCGCACAGATGCGCGAGGAAGCGGTCGCCGCGCCGGCAAAGTACGGGCACGCCCATCGAAAGGCTTTCGGCCGTCGTCGTGCCGCCGGGGTACGGGAACGTGCTCAGCGTGATGTCCACGCGCCGGTACGCCGCGAGATAGTCGGCACGCGGCGAGGCGCCTTCCATCACGATCCGTGAGCCTTCGATGCCGTGCGCCGCGAAGCGCGCCAGCGTGGCGCGCCGTTCGGTTTCGTCGCCGAGCTGCTTCGCCTTCAGGAACAGACGCGCATCCGGCACCTCGCGCAGAATCTGCGCCCACACTGCCGTCACGCGATCGTTGACCTTCACGAGGTCGCCGAAGCTGCCGAACGTGAACGGGCGGGCGCGCTCCGTGTCCGCGTCGCTCGCCACTTCGACCGGCGGCGTGAAGCACAGATACCCGCGCGGCAGACGCCACGGGCGCTCGATGAAGTGATGCGCTTCGTTCGCGGGCAGCACGCAATCGTCGCCGAGCACGTAGTCGATGGCGGCAAGGCCGGTCGACGCAAAATAGCCGATCCAGCTTGCTTGCACGGGCGCCGGCTTCCACGCGAATACCGACACGCGGCTGCCGTCGGTGTGCCCCGCCAGATCGAGCAGGATGTGGATGCCGTCGTCGCGAATGGTGCGTGCGACGGCTTCGTCGGTGAGTCCTATCAGACTGCGCCAGCCGCTGAAAAGCGGCTTGATGCGCGCGGTGAGGTCGTCTTCGTTCGGCTTCGTCGTGTAGGCGAGCAATTCCACGCGCGTTCGGTCCAGTTGACCCAACACACCTTCCAGGAAGAAGCCCACCGGATGCGTTCTCAGGTCGCCCGACACGAAGCCGATACGCAGCGGCCCGGCGTCGGCGCTGCGCGTGAGCCAGTCCGTGTAGGGCCGCGCCTGCGCGGCGGCGCGCGTGCCGTATTCGATGGCCGCCGCGAGGTACTGCTCAGGCGACGTGCCTTCGGCGAAGCTCAGGCTGAAGAGCAGATTCCCCCACGCGTTGTGCCACGCGGGTTGCAGCGTCACCGCCTGCTTGAAGCACTCGATGGCCGCCTCATGCTGCCCCTGCTCGCGCAACACGATGCCGAGGTTGAGCGGCACCTGCGCGTCGTGCGGAATCAGCGCAAGCGCCTGGCGATAGCAGATGGCGGCCTCGGCCAGCTTGCCCTGCTCCTTGAGCGCGTTGCCCAGATTGTTGTGCGCTTCGCCCAGCGTAGGCTTCAGCGCAATCGCCGTGCGGCAGTGCTCCGCGGCGCGCTCCAGGTCGCCCATCTCGCGCAGCACGTTGCCGAGATTGCAGTGCGCGTCCGCGAAGTTGGGCCGGCATTCCACGGCGCGGCGAAAACTCGCCGCCGCGGCGGCGGGCAAGCGCATCTGCAACAGCACGAGACCGAGGTTGTTGTGCGCGCTTGCGCTGCCGGGGTCGAGCGCCAGCGCCTGCTGGTGACTCTCCGCCGCCGCTTCCAGCTTGCCCCAGCCGCGCAACGCGCAGCCCAGGTTGTCGTAGTACATCGCCTGCGGGCTGATTTCGATAGCGCGCGCCATCAGGTCGAGCGCGTCGGCATAGCGGGCCTGCTGCATCGCGATCACGCCGAGCAGATGCAGCGCATCGGCATGCCGCGGCGTCTGTTGCAGCGCGCGTTCGTAGAGTGCGCGCGCCTCGTCGAGCCGACCTGCATGGTGGAACGTCAGGCCCTTTTCGACCCACTGCGATGGCGTGTCCATCACACCTGCATTCATTGCGTGCTCTCCATGCCTTGCGCGAGCCGACGCTCCCACATCTGCGCAAACGCGGCTTCCAGATTTCTGGCGAAGCGCGGCGCGTCGCACAGCGGCGAGCCCACGATGCGCTCACGCAAGCCCGCACGCAGCGCCGCGAGCGCCGGCAGATCGCGCGCGAACGCCACGGCGCGGGCGACGTAGTCGTCATCGTCGGTGGCAATCCATTCGGGCAGGCCCGCCGTGTGCAGCACGGTCTCGCCCAGATGCGAGAGGAAGCGGTCGCCACGGCGACTCAGCACGGGCACGCCCATCCAGAGCCCTTCTACGCTCGTCGTGCCGCCGGGGTAGGGAAACGGATCGAGCGCGATGTCCACGCGATTGAACGCGGCGAAGTAGGCATCGCGCGACGACGGCCCTTCGAGCAGCAGCCGGTCCGCGCCCACGCCGTGGGCCGCGAAGCGCGCAAGCGTCTGCTCGCGCAGTTTCGGTTCGGCGAGCTGGTGGTTCTTCAACAGCAGCCGCGAACCCGGCACCGCATGCAGCACGCGCGACCACACCGGCACCACGCCGTCGTTGAGCTTCTTGTGGTTGTTGAAGCAGCCGAACGTGACCTCGCCCGTCGGCGCCGAGAGCGCGGGCAACGGGCCCACCGGCACGTCGGCGGCGGGCAGCGTGAAGCAGAGGTAGCTGTCCGGCAGCCGCCACACGCGCTCCACGAAATGCGATTCCTCTTCGGGCGGCGTCACGTAGCGGTCGCCCACGATGTAGTCGATCTGCGCGAGCCCCGTGGTCGCGAAATAGCCGAGCCAGCTCACCTGGAGCGGCGCGGGGCGCCACGTGAAAACGGGCAGGCGGTTTCGTCCGGTATGCCCCGAAAGATCGACGAGGATATCGACGCGGTCGTCGTGAACGAGGCGCGCCACGGCTTCGTCGCTCATCTCGTTGATGGCCTGCCACGCGGCGAATTGCGGCTTCAGGCGCGCCGTCAGTTCGTCGTACTGCAAGCCGTTGGAGTACGCGAGCGGCTCGATACGCGTACGGTCGAGGTGCCGCAGCACGCTTTCCAGGAAGTAGCCCACCGGATGCTTGCGATAGTCCGCCGAGACGAAGCCGATGCGCAGCGGACGTTTGCCCTGCGCCGCATCCGCACCGTCCGCGAGCGCGGGCCACGCGTCGAAAGGCTTTGCTCGCGCCGTCATGCGTTCGCCGAAATAGCGTGCGTCCGCGAGATGCGCATTCGCCGACCAACCCGCGCAATACGACTGCCCGAACAGCACGCACGTATGCGACTCCGCGAAATCGGGATTCAGCGCGAGCGCTTTGCGATAGCTTTCGACGGCGGCATCGAAGGCATTGAGGTCCGCGAGAATGGTGCCCAGGTTGTTGTGAAACGACGGCGAGTCGTGACGCAGCGCGATGGCGCGCTGCGCGTATTGAAGCGCCTGTTCGGGCCGCCCCACGCGCTTGAGTGCATTCGCGAGGTTGTGATACGGATCGGGAAAATCAGGCTGCAACGCGATGGCGCGCTCGTAGCACGGCACCGCCTCGCCCACGCGACCCGCCGCGTTCAGCGCATTGCCGAGCGTGTTGTGCGCCGCGGCCACCTGCGGCTGAAGCGCCGCGACGTGCCGGTAACTTTCGATGGCGCCGTCGATATCGCCTTGATGCATGAGCGCGCCGGCCAGGCTGTCGTGCGCGACCGCGAGTTGCGGCGCACAGGCAATGGCCGCCCGATAGCATGCGATGGCCGCGTCGATCTGCCCTTGCGCCTTCAGCATGTTGCCCAGGTTGTTGTGCGCTTCGCTGAAATCGCGCTTCGCCGCAATCGCCTTGCGGTAACTCGCTGCGGCTGCGTCCAGCTGCCCCATGTCCTTCAGCGCGTTGCCGAGGTTGTTGTAGGCCTCGGCATAGCCTGGCCGCAGTTCGATGGCCTGCGCGCAGCTTTGCATCGCGGCGGCCGCATCGCCGGACTCGCGCAGCGCATTGCCCAGGTTGTTGTGCGCTTCCGCGTAGTCGCGCTTGCGCGCAATGGCCTGCCGATAGGCGTCGATGGCATCGGGCAGCCGACCATGCTCGCGCAGCATGTTGCCGAGGTTGTTGTAGTAGATCGGGCTCGGGTTCGCAGCAATCGATTCGCGAATCAGCACGATGCCCGCCTCGTGCTGTGCAAGCTGGCACGCGAGCAGGCCCATGAAGTGCAGCGCATCAGGGTGCTTCGGCTGCACGCGAAGAATCTGCTGATAGAGGCTGTGAGCGTCGCCGAGGCGCCCGGCCTGGTGGTGCGCGAGCGCCGTGTTCAGCAGCCGGCCGATGTCATGCATGGGGTGTCCGTGTATCAAGTAGCGCTGCGGTTCGTCACATGGCTCACGACGCGCTCGCCACGCGCGCCTGCCACATGCCGTCGAACGCGGCTTCCAGGTTGCGCGCGAAACGCGCTGCGTCGCACAGCGGCGAGGCCAGCACCGAATCGCGCAACGCGCCGCGCAGTGCAGCCAGCCGTTCGCGGTCGTGCGCAAAGGCCACGGCCTTCGCAACGTAGTCGTCGTTGTCTTCGGCGATCCAGTCTGGCAGCCCCGCCGAATGCAGCATGCTCGTGCAGATGTTCGAGAGGAAACGGTCGCCGCGACGGCACAGCACCGGCACGCCCATCCACAGCCCTTCCACGCTCGTCGTGCCGCCCGGATAAGGAAACGGACTCAGCGCAATGTCCACGCGGTTGTAGGCCGCGAAGTATTCGTTGCGCGGCGAGCGGCCTTCCAGAATCAGACGCTCCGCGCCGATGCCGTGCGCCGCGAAACGGCGCAGCGTGGTCTCGCGCGCGAACGCGGCATCGAGTTGCGCCGCCTTGAGGAAGAGCCGCGAGCCCGGCACCGCGTGCAGCACACGCGCCCACACGGCCACCACCGCGTCGTTCATCTTCATCAGATGGTTGAAGCAGCCGAACGTGACGTGCTGCTGCGCGAGCATCGGCAACGGGCCGACAGCCACCTGTTCCGCGGGCGGCGTGAAGCAGAGATAGCTGTCGGGCAGACGCCAGAGCTTCTCGACGAACTGCGCCTCGCTGCCTGCGGGCAACACGTGCGGGTCGCCCAGCACGTAATCGATCGACGCGAGCCCCGTGCTCGCGAAGTAACCGAGCCAACTGACCTGCAACGGCGCGGGTCGCCACGCAAACACGGGCAGCCGGTTGAAGTTCATGTGGCCCGAGAGGTCCACGAGCATGTCGATGCGATCTTCGCGAATACGTTGAGCCGCCGCTTCGTCGGAGAGCGCAGCGAGATTCGTCCACGCGGCGAAGCGCGGCTTGATGCGCGCAGTGAGCGCGTCTTCGAGCCGGCGCGTGGGATATGCCACGAGTTCCAGCCGACGCGGATCGACGTGCGCGAGGATGCTCTCCAGAAAATGCCCCGTCGGGTGCACCTTGAAGTCGCCGGATACGAGACCTACGCGCAAAGGCTGGCCTTCACGACGCGGCTCGAGCGGCACGTTCCAGCTCGTCCACGGCCGCGCCCGCGCACTCACCTCTTCGCCGAACGCGCGCGCCTCGTCCAGATACCCCGCCGGGCTCAGGTCCTCGCGATAGCTGAGGATGAACAGCAGATTGCTGCGCGCCGACGCGAGATCGGGCCGCAACGCAATGGCGCGGCGATAGCTCGCAATCGCGCCGTCCAGATCGCCCAGATCCACCTGCGCGTTGGCGAGGTTGTTGTAGGCCTCCGCGTGATCGGGCTTGAGCGCGATCACCGTCTTGAAGCACTGCACCGCCTCGGCAAACTTCCCGTCGTCGCGCAGCATGTTGCCGAGGTTGTTGTGCGCGTGGATGTAGTCGGGCTTGAGCGCAATGGCCTGGCGATAGCTTTCCATCGCGGCCGCGCGCTTGCCCATCGCGCCCAGGGCGTTGCCCAGATTGCTGTAGTAGATCTCGCTCGCGCGGTAGGTGAGCGCGGCCATGATGAGCTCCATCGAGCGCGCGTAGTTGCCTTCGTGATACGCGATGAGTCCGAGCAGATGCAGCGCGTCCGGATGGTTCGGCTGCGCCGCGAGAATCTGCCGGTAGACGGCCGCCGCCTCCGCGAAGCGCCCCACGTGCTGAAGCGCGAGGCCGCTTTCGATGGGCGGCACGGCGCCGGCCGGTGCCGGCGCGCCCTGAGGAAACGAAGCCGTGGGCAACGTGCTCATTCGCCGTATTTGCGCAGATAGCGTTCGTAACCGGCGCGCCACGACGGCGTGCCGAACGCGCCGCCGCTCTCGTGCACGACGCTGAGAGGCCAGGTGCCCATACGCAGCCCCTTGAGTTCGGCCTGGCGGCAGAAGTCCATGTCGTAGAAATGGAAGTCGAACTGCTCGTCGAAGCGCACGCCGCTTTGCACGAGGCGCTCGCTGTCGGCAATCAACATCAGCCCGTCGAGCAGCTTGCATTCGACGCCCGCCGGACCGAAGCGCGACACGTTATTGCACGGAAAACCCTTGCCGTGCCCCACCACGCCGCTCAGATACTCGCGCGCGTCCCACTGAAAGTCCGGCGTGACGAAAGCCCACGCCGGCTGGCGCGGCACGCGCCGCGTGTTGCCCGCAAGGCCCACCACGTCGAAACGCTGCACGGCTTCGTAGATGCGCTCCATCCAGAAGAAGTCGCACAGCGAGATGTCGTCGTGGACGAACACGAGGATCGCCGGGTTCTGCGCGGCATGGTCGATGGCGCGGTTGTAGATGGTCGACAGGCCCGCCGAGTTGTTGTCGAACAGCAGCAGCTGCGCGGGCGGCGTGTGGTGATAGAGCTTCAGCGAGCGACCGAGCGCGGAGTTCGCGACGAAGTCGGCTTCGTTGTGGCGGGTGCCGCAAACCAGGCGGATGGGCTTCATGGGGGAGAGACGAAAAATGGAAACGGCCCGGCCTGGCACGTATGGGCGGCCCTCCGGAGGATGAGCAAGCTTAGCGCTGACGTCCGGCTTTCAATCGACGGAAAAGCACCTTGTTTCCAGCCCATTTTGGACAGCAGCGCCGGCACGCAAAGGCCGGCTGCCGTGCGTTTTCGGCACATCGCCAAGGCCGCCTGGCGCCCGAAACCATCGGCCACGTCGCAGCCTTGGCCCCGAAATAGGCAGGAATTGGCTTGCTGTTCCAGCGATAAGAACGGGCGCCCGGCATTCAAACTCCTGCCTTGCGTGGGTCCCTTGGCCCCTCCTCGCGCGGACACGACGCAAGCAAGTCGCGGGCAACCGGCGAGCAACTTTCAGAGGCAGATCATGCTTGAATCATCACGGCTGGCGGCCGGCAACCGGCGCATCGAGATCCATCAGATTTTCTACTCGGACGAAACACGCCTGCTGCTCGACCCCGGCTTCATTCCGCTCGACAACCGCGGCGGCCGCGCGGACTGGCGTGAATACTGGCCCATCCGCATGTTCCTGTTCTCGCGCGCGTTGAAGGAAGACACGCTCTACGGCTTCTTTTCGCCGCGCTTCGCGCAGAAGACGCTGCTCGACTCCAGCGTTGTCAATGCGTTCATTGCGAGCGTGCCGGCCGATACGGACGTCATCAGCTTCTCGCCCTACTTCGATCAGGGCGCGTTCCATCTGAACACCTTCGAGCAGGCGGCCACCAATCACCCCGACATCTGGCGCGTGTTTGAAAGCGCGGTGCCCTATGTCGCACCCGGGTTCGATCCGCACACGCTCGCCATGGACTCGCGCTCCGCCATCTTCTGCAACTACTTCGTGGCCACGCCCGCGTTCTGGCGCCGCTGGCTGCTTGCCTGCGAAATGCTCCTTGGCGTGGCGGAAGGCGGCAACGGCGAGCTTGCCGCACTGCTCAACGGGCCGGTGCCCTACGGCAGCACGATGGTGCCTGCGAAGGTGTTCGTGATCGAGCGCATCGCGTCTTTGCTGCTCGCCACCGAGCCGCACTGGCGCGCCGCGCGTTTCGATCCGTTGAGTCTGCCGATGTCCGGCTCGCTCGTGTGCCCTTATCCGGGCGAACTCGCCATGCTGGACGCGTTGAAGCTCGCTGCCATCGAAACTGGCGACGCCGGCTACCTGGAGCTTTTCGAGCGCACGCGCGGCGCATTGCTGGACGCCGCTATCGAAGCAAGGCGCGCGGTCACGCAGTAAAGCCGCTCTGCGGCCCACTCACGGAATTGGGGCAAAACGCCCACTCTGTTTGGCGGATTGAAAGGCGCCCTGCGGGACTAAGCTTTAACCAGTCATAAAGCCGTGCGCGGCGGCTCCCGCGCCACGCGCGCTCAACGTCAATGGACAGAGCCAGGAGGAACGTGGTCATGCCACTCAACGACTGCAGGATCATCGAACTGCCCAAGATTACCGACCCGCGCGGTAATCTCACGTTCGTTGAGGGCGACAACCACGTCCCGTTCGACATCAAACGGGTCTATTACCTCTACGACGTGCCGGGCGGCTCGGACCGCGGCTCGCACGCGCACCGCAACCTGCATCAGTTCGTGATCGCGATGTCGGGCAGCTTCGACATCGTGCTCGACGACGGCGACCGGCAACGGCGCTTTCATCTGAACCGCTCGTATTACGGCCTCTATATTTGCCCGATGATGTGGCGCACGCTCGACAACTTCTCGTCGGGCGGCGTGTGCATGGTGCTCGCCTCCGCAGCATTCGATCCCGCCGACTACATTCGCGATCACGACGAATTCCTGCGTCTCGCGCGCAACCCCGAGGCCGCCACGGTCTGAGCAAACGGTCCGGGCACATTCTGGCCGCCGGCGCACCGGCAACGACGCATGAAAATCGATTTCCTGAATCTCAAGCTGGCCAACGCGCGCTACGAAGACGAAATCCGTAGCGCGGTGGGCCGCGTCATCGACTCCGGCCGTTACGTGCTGGGCGAAGAAACGCTCGCCTTCGAACGCGAATTCGCCGCGTATTGCGGCGTGGAGCACTGCATCGGCGTAGCGAACGGGCTCGACGCGCTGCATCTGATTCTGCGCGCCTATGGCATTGGCCCCGGCGACGAAGTGATCGTGCCGTCCAACACGTTCATCGCGACGTGGCTCGCCGTGAGCCAGGCCGGCGCGCGCATCGTCCCTGTCGAACCGGACCCGAAGACCTGCAACCTGGACCCGCAGCGCGTCGAAGCCGCCATCACGCCGCGCACGCGCGCCATCATGCCGGTGCATCTGTACGGCCAGCCGGCCGACATGGACCCTATCAACGCGATTGCGCGCAAGCACGGCTTGCGTGTGATCGAAGACGCCGCGCAGGCGCACGGTGCCCGCTATCGCGGCCGGCGTGCGGGCAGTTTGGG
It encodes the following:
- a CDS encoding tetratricopeptide repeat protein, translated to MHDIGRLLNTALAHHQAGRLGDAHSLYQQILRVQPKHPDALHFMGLLACQLAQHEAGIVLIRESIAANPSPIYYNNLGNMLREHGRLPDAIDAYRQAIARKRDYAEAHNNLGNALRESGDAAAAMQSCAQAIELRPGYAEAYNNLGNALKDMGQLDAAAASYRKAIAAKRDFSEAHNNLGNMLKAQGQIDAAIACYRAAIACAPQLAVAHDSLAGALMHQGDIDGAIESYRHVAALQPQVAAAHNTLGNALNAAGRVGEAVPCYERAIALQPDFPDPYHNLANALKRVGRPEQALQYAQRAIALRHDSPSFHNNLGTILADLNAFDAAVESYRKALALNPDFAESHTCVLFGQSYCAGWSANAHLADARYFGERMTARAKPFDAWPALADGADAAQGKRPLRIGFVSADYRKHPVGYFLESVLRHLDRTRIEPLAYSNGLQYDELTARLKPQFAAWQAINEMSDEAVARLVHDDRVDILVDLSGHTGRNRLPVFTWRPAPLQVSWLGYFATTGLAQIDYIVGDRYVTPPEEESHFVERVWRLPDSYLCFTLPAADVPVGPLPALSAPTGEVTFGCFNNHKKLNDGVVPVWSRVLHAVPGSRLLLKNHQLAEPKLREQTLARFAAHGVGADRLLLEGPSSRDAYFAAFNRVDIALDPFPYPGGTTSVEGLWMGVPVLSRRGDRFLSHLGETVLHTAGLPEWIATDDDDYVARAVAFARDLPALAALRAGLRERIVGSPLCDAPRFARNLEAAFAQMWERRLAQGMESTQ
- a CDS encoding tetratricopeptide repeat protein, with protein sequence MNAGVMDTPSQWVEKGLTFHHAGRLDEARALYERALQQTPRHADALHLLGVIAMQQARYADALDLMARAIEISPQAMYYDNLGCALRGWGKLEAAAESHQQALALDPGSASAHNNLGLVLLQMRLPAAAAASFRRAVECRPNFADAHCNLGNVLREMGDLERAAEHCRTAIALKPTLGEAHNNLGNALKEQGKLAEAAICYRQALALIPHDAQVPLNLGIVLREQGQHEAAIECFKQAVTLQPAWHNAWGNLLFSLSFAEGTSPEQYLAAAIEYGTRAAAQARPYTDWLTRSADAGPLRIGFVSGDLRTHPVGFFLEGVLGQLDRTRVELLAYTTKPNEDDLTARIKPLFSGWRSLIGLTDEAVARTIRDDGIHILLDLAGHTDGSRVSVFAWKPAPVQASWIGYFASTGLAAIDYVLGDDCVLPANEAHHFIERPWRLPRGYLCFTPPVEVASDADTERARPFTFGSFGDLVKVNDRVTAVWAQILREVPDARLFLKAKQLGDETERRATLARFAAHGIEGSRIVMEGASPRADYLAAYRRVDITLSTFPYPGGTTTAESLSMGVPVLCRRGDRFLAHLCETVVTSAGLEDWIAADDEDYVAKAVAQARDRERLAAWRAGLAARVQASPLCDAPRFARTLEAAFEAMWRAQTGVGA
- a CDS encoding glycosyltransferase, with amino-acid sequence MKPIRLVCGTRHNEADFVANSALGRSLKLYHHTPPAQLLLFDNNSAGLSTIYNRAIDHAAQNPAILVFVHDDISLCDFFWMERIYEAVQRFDVVGLAGNTRRVPRQPAWAFVTPDFQWDAREYLSGVVGHGKGFPCNNVSRFGPAGVECKLLDGLMLIADSERLVQSGVRFDEQFDFHFYDMDFCRQAELKGLRMGTWPLSVVHESGGAFGTPSWRAGYERYLRKYGE
- the fliT gene encoding flagellar protein FliT, which codes for MSQQSLDRAYELTEAMSAAASAGDWLRAAQLAEERSPFIMSLTADQPPEAMAKIRAIQQFDAAITGHATAGRDVMTNQLGDALTRIAAAGFYQQTGKL
- a CDS encoding tetratricopeptide repeat protein, which gives rise to MSTLPTASFPQGAPAPAGAVPPIESGLALQHVGRFAEAAAVYRQILAAQPNHPDALHLLGLIAYHEGNYARSMELIMAALTYRASEIYYSNLGNALGAMGKRAAAMESYRQAIALKPDYIHAHNNLGNMLRDDGKFAEAVQCFKTVIALKPDHAEAYNNLANAQVDLGDLDGAIASYRRAIALRPDLASARSNLLFILSYREDLSPAGYLDEARAFGEEVSARARPWTSWNVPLEPRREGQPLRVGLVSGDFKVHPTGHFLESILAHVDPRRLELVAYPTRRLEDALTARIKPRFAAWTNLAALSDEAAAQRIREDRIDMLVDLSGHMNFNRLPVFAWRPAPLQVSWLGYFASTGLASIDYVLGDPHVLPAGSEAQFVEKLWRLPDSYLCFTPPAEQVAVGPLPMLAQQHVTFGCFNHLMKMNDAVVAVWARVLHAVPGSRLFLKAAQLDAAFARETTLRRFAAHGIGAERLILEGRSPRNEYFAAYNRVDIALSPFPYPGGTTSVEGLWMGVPVLCRRGDRFLSNICTSMLHSAGLPDWIAEDNDDYVAKAVAFAHDRERLAALRGALRDSVLASPLCDAARFARNLEAAFDGMWQARVASAS
- a CDS encoding sugar 3,4-ketoisomerase, with the translated sequence MPLNDCRIIELPKITDPRGNLTFVEGDNHVPFDIKRVYYLYDVPGGSDRGSHAHRNLHQFVIAMSGSFDIVLDDGDRQRRFHLNRSYYGLYICPMMWRTLDNFSSGGVCMVLASAAFDPADYIRDHDEFLRLARNPEAATV
- the fliD gene encoding flagellar filament capping protein FliD, which produces MTTTTSTTSTDVSSLLAQAAQSVISGATKSTLDVNSLVSALVTAKTAGQAATLTNAQTSDNTELSAIGQIQSSLAALQTNLSGLSDGTSLTQLTASLSGTGITATPKNGVAVAGSYSINVTQIATANKISSGAYASNATLGTGTVTVGVGGTSMSVNLTSANNTLSGLAATINNASNNPGVTATVITAADGQHLVLTSNATGAANTVSISAGSGVDSGLNTSSFTQVTGAQDAKFTIDGNAVTSASNTNTTALTGITLNLTSAAVGTTQTLTVANDTNASVTAITNFVNAYNSWVSTTSSLTSYSAASSTSSATAGPLLGDAMTNSAVNGLASIISGGVTTGGSTYSLASIGLDLQPDGTIKIDSTTLQTAVTSNPSTVSALFNTTNGIGTTLNTYANQYTQAGGMISQRTSALNSDLSNLTQQQSDLTAYQATLTSQYNAQFTALNTLMTTMQSNTTYLNQLFGGNGSAGTLNKTA